The genomic interval GTCACAGTCTATGGCTTCAAGACAACAATTTTGATGTCACAGGAATCGATATTTCTGAAGGTGCTGTTACGCTTTCGCGAAAGCGTGGTCTACTAAAAACAATTCATAGCTCGATTTTAGAACATACTAAAACGTATGATACCTTACTGCTGCTCATGAATGGCACTGGTATATTTGAAAAAATAAATAAGGTAGACGTTTACCTGAAACATTTAAAATCTTTGCTTGAGCCAGATGGACAGATCCTCATAGATGGATCTGATATTGCATATATGTTTGAAGATGAAGATGGAGGGTTCTGGCTTGATACTCATAGAGATTATTACGGTGAAGTGACTTACAAAATGAGTTATGGTGGTAATCAAGGCCCTTCCTTTGATTGGTTATATCTTGATTATGCTAGATTGGCTTGGTATGCAGAGAAGAATGGCTTGCGCTGCAATCTAGTTCTTGAAGGCGATCATTATGACTATTTAGCTAGATTAACCTCACTTTAAGTTATAAAATAAGTGGTAACGCAAATTTTTTTTCCATTTTTGCTAAAAATAAGAATAATTAGATTTTAAGTTTTATGAAAATAAGCAAGTGGTTGATGAGCTTTTGTCTCATTGTGATCAGCATGATAAGTTGTAATGATGATGATCCAAGTAGTAATTCTAATGAGTCAACAATAGGAAATGAAGCCAACCAACAACCACTAGGTACATCTGCTAGCCAGTTGCTAGCTTCAGACACCTTTACAAGTGCTAGAGTTGAAATAGCCTATGTTGAGGGCTCAAGACCTACTCAAGAAACTATAGATTTAATGATTCCATTTTTGGAACAAAGGCTTAACAAGCCAGACGGTATCACTATTGTACAATCTGTTATTTCAATAGATCAAGAAGCTCCTTACGATATAAATGAGATTGTAGCGATTGAAGAATCCAATAGAACTGTTTTTAATAATGGGGATGAAATTGGTATTTGGATCTTATTTGCAGATGGTAATAGTGAATCTGATAGTGGGAATTCTGTGGTGCTTGGTACAGCCTATAGAAATACCTCTATGGTGCTATTTGAAAAAACATTTAGAGATCTTGAATCTACTAATATTTTGAATGGTGATCGTACTGTAATTGAAACAGCTACACTTAGACATGAGTTTGGCCATTTATTTGGACTTGTAAATACAGGCACACCTCTTACATCAGATCATGAAGATGAAGCTAATGAAAGACATTGTGAGGTAGAAGATTGTTTAATGTATTTTCAAACCGTAACTAGTGTTTTTGATACCTCGGGAGTAGATAACATTCCAGATTTTGACTCTTTTTGTATTGCAGACCTACAAGCAAACGGAGGGATGTAATTTTCTTAGCTTCCATATCTCAATATAAAAAAAGGGTTTGAATATTTTCAAACCCTTTTTTATTCTATTTCTACGAATTACGTAGTATTATTCAAGCACAGGTTCTAGAAATGTAACTTCTTCTAGTTTTAAATCATCATTGTATTTTAATAGATACACAGCATCATTAATAAAACCTCCTTTTACGTTTCTACCATATCTAAACTTATTCTCAACATAATCTGTCTCTACAC from Dokdonia sp. Hel_I_53 carries:
- a CDS encoding class I SAM-dependent methyltransferase, with amino-acid sequence MGKETDIFGAALTDYWGGTHVEDIVVHSSIADDDEIPIPYLFRTFEEMPAIEQKALQLCKGKVLDVGSGAGSHSLWLQDNNFDVTGIDISEGAVTLSRKRGLLKTIHSSILEHTKTYDTLLLLMNGTGIFEKINKVDVYLKHLKSLLEPDGQILIDGSDIAYMFEDEDGGFWLDTHRDYYGEVTYKMSYGGNQGPSFDWLYLDYARLAWYAEKNGLRCNLVLEGDHYDYLARLTSL